In one uncultured Devosia sp. genomic region, the following are encoded:
- a CDS encoding VOC family protein, with the protein MALKRMDNVGIVVEDLAATIAFFVELGLELVGRAMIEGDWSGKVTGLHGQQVEIAMMRTPDGHSQLELSRFLAPAVVEDHRRAPVNALGYLRVMFAVDDLDEVLGRLYKRGATLVDEVVNYQDVYRLCYIRGPEGILIGLAEELG; encoded by the coding sequence ATGGCACTCAAGCGCATGGACAATGTCGGGATCGTGGTCGAGGACCTCGCAGCGACGATCGCATTCTTTGTCGAACTGGGTCTGGAACTGGTCGGGCGGGCGATGATCGAGGGGGATTGGTCCGGCAAGGTGACGGGGCTGCATGGCCAGCAGGTTGAGATTGCCATGATGCGCACGCCGGACGGGCATAGCCAGCTGGAGCTGTCGCGGTTCCTTGCGCCTGCAGTCGTCGAGGACCATCGCAGGGCGCCGGTGAACGCGCTGGGCTATCTGCGTGTCATGTTTGCCGTGGACGACCTCGATGAGGTCCTTGGGCGGCTCTATAAGCGCGGCGCGACCTTGGTGGATGAGGTCGTGAATTATCAGGATGTCTACAGGCTCTGCTATATCCGCGGGCCGGAGGGTATTCTCATAGGTCTGGCCGAGGAGCTGGGCTGA
- the rplQ gene encoding 50S ribosomal protein L17, translating to MRHGNSGRKLSRTASHRKAMFANMSAALIKHEQIVTTLPKAKDLRPIVEKLITLGKRGDLHARRQAIAQMRDEGQVAKLFAVLGPRYKERQGGYIRIMKAGFRYGDNAPMAVIEFVDRDVNAKGQDSGPVQVREDDDYEAA from the coding sequence GGTAATTCCGGCCGCAAGCTCAGCCGAACCGCCTCGCACCGCAAGGCAATGTTCGCCAATATGTCCGCCGCGCTGATCAAGCACGAGCAGATCGTTACCACGCTTCCCAAGGCCAAGGACCTGCGTCCGATCGTCGAGAAGCTGATCACCCTCGGCAAGCGCGGCGACCTGCACGCTCGTCGTCAGGCGATCGCTCAGATGCGCGACGAAGGCCAGGTTGCCAAGCTCTTCGCAGTGCTTGGCCCGCGTTACAAGGAACGCCAGGGCGGCTATATCCGCATCATGAAGGCTGGCTTCCGCTACGGCGACAACGCGCCGATGGCCGTGATCGAGTTCGTCGATCGCGACGTCAACGCCAAGGGCCAGGACTCCGGTCCGGTCCAGGTGCGTGAAGACGACGACTACGAAGCCGCATAA
- a CDS encoding Do family serine endopeptidase yields MTLRAWLFAGSALVVFAIGGTLAFSPWNAPSVAQVAVEPPAAPAPAQTLQVPQSDAQVKLSFAPVAKAVAPSVVNVYATRIEQRQASPFANDPFFSRFFGEGQFQSRPRESRSLGSGVVVDAGGVILTNRHVIEGATDVRIALSDGREFAVDVVIEDAQTDLAVLRVRDPGDTSFPAITFADSDALLVGDLVLAIGNPFGVGQTVTSGIVSALARTGVESSDYEFFIQTDAAINPGNSGGALVDLEGRLVGINTAIYSQTGGSVGIGFAIPANMAKLVAEAGVSGTQIVRPWFGAKLQAVNSDIAASLGMTAPHGALIAEVAPDGPAARAGFAAGDVILSVDGVPVDDPSAFNFRLATKPVGQPTTLERLRGGNNEQVPFNVEAAPAAGDDMLATITGSSRFTGTSVRQLDPALAEAKNLPYDATGVIITAIEAGSPAEQMGLRVDDVILSLNDQKMDTAKAFADTASQRARTWQIILQRGGRVSRSIVSG; encoded by the coding sequence ATGACATTGCGCGCCTGGCTGTTTGCCGGTTCGGCACTCGTGGTCTTTGCCATAGGCGGCACGCTGGCCTTCTCGCCCTGGAACGCGCCCAGCGTGGCGCAGGTGGCCGTGGAGCCGCCTGCCGCCCCCGCGCCGGCGCAGACCCTGCAGGTGCCGCAGAGCGACGCGCAGGTCAAATTGAGCTTTGCGCCGGTGGCCAAGGCTGTGGCGCCTTCGGTGGTCAATGTCTATGCGACGCGTATTGAACAGCGCCAGGCCTCGCCCTTTGCCAATGACCCGTTCTTTTCGCGCTTCTTTGGCGAGGGCCAGTTCCAGAGCCGGCCGCGGGAAAGCCGTTCGCTGGGTTCGGGCGTGGTGGTGGATGCGGGCGGCGTGATCCTCACTAATCGCCATGTCATCGAGGGCGCGACCGACGTGCGGATCGCGCTGAGCGATGGGCGGGAATTTGCCGTCGATGTGGTGATCGAGGATGCCCAGACCGACCTTGCCGTGCTGCGCGTGCGCGATCCGGGCGACACGAGTTTCCCGGCCATAACGTTTGCCGACAGCGACGCGCTGCTGGTGGGCGATCTGGTGCTGGCCATCGGCAATCCCTTTGGCGTTGGGCAGACGGTGACCAGCGGCATTGTCTCGGCCCTGGCGCGGACGGGCGTCGAAAGCTCGGACTATGAATTCTTCATCCAGACCGATGCGGCGATCAATCCGGGCAATTCCGGTGGGGCGCTGGTCGATCTTGAAGGTCGGCTGGTCGGCATCAATACGGCGATCTATTCGCAGACCGGCGGTTCGGTGGGCATCGGCTTTGCCATTCCGGCCAATATGGCAAAGCTTGTGGCCGAGGCCGGCGTTTCCGGCACGCAAATCGTGCGGCCCTGGTTCGGCGCCAAGCTGCAGGCGGTCAATTCCGACATTGCTGCGAGCCTGGGCATGACGGCGCCGCATGGTGCACTCATTGCGGAAGTGGCTCCCGATGGTCCGGCTGCCCGCGCCGGTTTTGCGGCGGGCGACGTGATCCTGTCGGTCGATGGCGTGCCAGTGGATGATCCCAGCGCCTTCAACTTCCGCCTTGCCACCAAGCCGGTGGGCCAGCCGACCACGCTTGAGCGGCTGCGCGGCGGCAATAACGAACAGGTGCCGTTCAACGTGGAAGCCGCGCCCGCCGCTGGCGACGACATGCTGGCGACCATAACCGGTAGCTCACGCTTTACCGGTACCAGCGTGCGCCAGCTCGATCCGGCTTTGGCCGAGGCCAAGAACCTGCCCTATGACGCAACGGGCGTCATCATCACCGCCATCGAGGCAGGATCGCCGGCTGAGCAGATGGGCCTGCGGGTGGACGATGTGATCCTGTCGCTCAACGACCAGAAGATGGATACCGCCAAGGCGTTTGCCGATACGGCCAGCCAGCGAGCGCGGACGTGGCAGATTATTTTGCAACGCGGGGGTCGGGTGAGCCGGAGCATTGTGAGCGGTTGA
- a CDS encoding AAA family ATPase, whose amino-acid sequence MHPIPLSDLGRRIMINGPTTSGKSTLADAIGRKLGIPAVHVDLFSHLPDTDWVQRDTAEFHALHNAAILEDAWVMDGNYTDLMPQRYARATGIVVLDDHYLKRYIRYFRRTLFEHDRIGSVAGGKDSVKWDMVSWIWKTRDASKYRRWAKESGLPMVVCHSLAEVNALYGSWGLERR is encoded by the coding sequence ATGCATCCCATACCACTGAGCGACCTCGGCCGTCGGATCATGATCAACGGCCCCACTACGTCTGGAAAATCGACCCTCGCCGATGCCATCGGTCGCAAGCTGGGCATTCCGGCGGTTCATGTCGACCTGTTCAGCCACCTGCCTGACACCGACTGGGTCCAGCGCGACACGGCCGAATTCCATGCGCTGCACAACGCAGCCATTCTCGAAGACGCGTGGGTCATGGACGGCAATTACACCGACCTCATGCCGCAACGCTATGCGCGGGCAACGGGGATCGTGGTGCTCGATGACCACTACCTCAAGCGCTACATCCGCTATTTCCGGCGCACGCTGTTCGAGCACGATCGCATCGGCAGCGTTGCTGGCGGAAAGGACAGCGTCAAATGGGACATGGTCAGCTGGATCTGGAAAACCCGAGACGCCAGCAAATATCGTCGCTGGGCGAAGGAAAGCGGCTTGCCCATGGTCGTCTGCCATTCGCTGGCGGAAGTGAACGCACTCTATGGTTCGTGGGGACTTGAGCGCCGCTAG